One genomic window of Desulfomonilaceae bacterium includes the following:
- a CDS encoding ABC transporter permease, producing the protein MFISGDLLFNLVRCELTVRYKRSAIGFMWTMLNPIIMTAVYTVVFSTIFRFGTKDFIIYFLSAYLVWNFFSQSTTTASRCIINAGQLIKKVYITKIALVLSVVLSGLINFGAAMIPLLIIVPILGNGFHASMLFLIVPFILVTMFTLGVALMLASMTVFFLDVGEFYNVILMPWMFLTPIMYPMDIVPERYHIFIKMNPMYYFIESFRCPIYNGTLPSFGIIAMSVLIAVVTLIIGYKVFTKAEDDFVYYV; encoded by the coding sequence ATGTTTATATCGGGGGATCTTCTGTTCAATCTTGTCCGCTGCGAACTCACGGTACGGTACAAGCGGTCTGCAATTGGATTCATGTGGACGATGCTGAATCCTATAATTATGACAGCGGTTTACACGGTTGTTTTTTCAACAATATTCAGGTTTGGGACCAAAGATTTCATTATCTATTTTTTGTCCGCATACCTTGTGTGGAATTTCTTCTCGCAAAGCACGACCACGGCTTCGAGATGCATCATAAACGCTGGGCAACTCATCAAGAAGGTCTACATCACAAAGATTGCGCTGGTCCTGTCCGTAGTTTTGTCCGGATTGATCAATTTTGGAGCAGCGATGATACCGTTGCTGATAATAGTTCCAATATTGGGAAACGGCTTCCATGCGTCTATGTTGTTCCTGATAGTGCCATTTATCCTTGTGACCATGTTCACACTAGGGGTGGCCTTGATGCTTGCTTCGATGACCGTGTTCTTTCTTGATGTGGGCGAATTTTATAACGTGATTCTCATGCCGTGGATGTTCCTTACTCCCATAATGTATCCGATGGATATAGTGCCCGAGAGATACCACATATTTATCAAAATGAACCCCATGTATTATTTCATCGAGAGTTTCAGATGCCCTATTTACAATGGTACGCTCCCGAGTTTCGGCATAATTGCGATGAGCGTTTTGATTGCTGTGGTGACGCTTATCATTGGGTACAAGGTGTTTACCAAGGCTGAAGATGATTTTGTTTATTATGTGTAG
- a CDS encoding ABC transporter ATP-binding protein, with product MSSKKNMQSINVSGVSVKFQLPKQVIRSVKEYVIYRIKGGRYDYEEFWALKNVDIESPTGKVVGVIGRNGAGKSTLLKVLAGVIKPIEGKVVINGRIAPLIELGAGFDPELTGRENTYLNGTILGCTNKEITQKLDQIIDFSELGEFIDAPLRTYSSGMIARLGFAIATDVDPDILIVDEILGVGDDAFQTKCRRRIENFRASGVTILFVSHDLKQVEEMSDYVYWLDHGEIRANGRPEHVVAQYREFMAERAAN from the coding sequence GTGAGTTCTAAAAAGAACATGCAATCTATCAACGTTTCGGGCGTTTCCGTAAAATTCCAGTTACCTAAGCAGGTAATTCGGTCGGTCAAAGAATATGTAATTTACCGTATTAAGGGTGGTCGTTACGATTACGAGGAGTTCTGGGCGCTCAAGAACGTAGACATTGAATCACCTACAGGCAAAGTAGTTGGTGTAATCGGCCGTAATGGAGCGGGCAAGAGCACGCTGCTCAAAGTTCTGGCAGGTGTTATCAAACCGATAGAAGGGAAAGTTGTGATTAATGGGCGGATCGCCCCGTTAATCGAGCTTGGAGCGGGCTTTGACCCTGAACTGACAGGCCGTGAGAACACTTATCTCAACGGGACTATCCTGGGTTGCACAAATAAGGAAATAACTCAAAAACTCGACCAGATTATAGATTTCTCGGAACTTGGGGAATTCATTGACGCTCCTCTGCGGACCTATTCATCGGGAATGATAGCAAGGCTCGGCTTTGCGATAGCCACGGATGTGGATCCGGACATTTTAATTGTGGATGAGATCCTCGGTGTGGGTGATGACGCTTTCCAGACCAAGTGCAGGAGGCGCATTGAGAACTTCAGAGCCAGTGGCGTTACGATCCTCTTCGTGTCGCACGACCTTAAACAGGTGGAGGAAATGTCCGATTACGTCTACTGGCTGGATCACGGCGAGATCAGGGCTAATGGTCGACCTGAACATGTCGTGGCGCAATACAGAGAATTTATGGCTGAACGAGCCGCTAATTAA
- a CDS encoding CmcI family methyltransferase, producing MTHHDLISEFNKIYYDDENNTWKSTQWLGTPVQKFPTDLWIYQELIYKLRPDLIIETGTLYGGSALFLATILNAINHGRVISVDISDGPDGEKPRPRHHRLKYIKGSSTDEIVLLKLAEESAGLETVMVILDSDHSKEHVLAEMICFKDMVTTGSYLIVEDTNINGHPVFPDFGPGPMEAVMEFLAENEEFIVDTSLERLMLTANPRGYLRKVEPNGAYEQVAPCPNQRPCNRPLQTPVSFWGSTPT from the coding sequence ATGACACACCATGATCTGATTTCAGAATTCAACAAAATCTATTACGACGACGAAAACAACACATGGAAGAGCACACAATGGCTGGGGACTCCCGTCCAAAAATTTCCGACGGATCTTTGGATTTATCAGGAACTGATCTACAAACTCAGACCTGATCTCATTATTGAAACAGGTACCCTCTATGGGGGATCAGCGCTATTCTTAGCAACAATTCTTAATGCAATTAATCATGGCAGGGTTATTTCTGTGGATATTAGCGACGGGCCAGATGGGGAAAAGCCTCGACCACGTCATCACAGGCTGAAGTACATTAAGGGTTCCTCTACCGATGAAATTGTGCTTCTCAAGCTTGCGGAGGAATCGGCCGGCCTTGAAACGGTGATGGTGATACTGGATTCAGATCACTCCAAAGAGCATGTCTTAGCCGAAATGATTTGTTTTAAGGATATGGTCACAACGGGAAGCTATCTAATCGTGGAAGATACGAATATAAACGGTCACCCCGTTTTCCCGGATTTCGGGCCAGGTCCTATGGAGGCGGTAATGGAGTTCCTGGCGGAAAACGAAGAATTTATTGTGGATACATCTCTGGAAAGATTGATGTTGACGGCAAATCCACGAGGTTATCTGAGAAAGGTGGAACCTAATGGCGCCTATGAGCAGGTTGCGCCATGTCCAAATCAAAGACCTTGTAACCGTCCGCTTCAAACACCGGTTTCATTTTGGGGTTCGACTCCCACGTAA